The sequence GCAATTTCTTTCCACATGTCTTGGGTCGGTTCTGGAATACAAACGGCTTTTAAATAGTTCCAAATTAGTTGACATTTTTCTTGTACTATTTTCCTTGCTGTAGAGGCCCCACGGTGGTAAGAGAGTTCAAAATCCTCAAACGAGCATCCAGTTCCTAGATAcctgaaacaaattatattttttttaaataaattaaataaattaaaattatattttttgttgttacagtAACTAAATTACAGAGGAAGTAGAAGAGTCTTCGTGACAGTTTTAATagagaaaatgcaaaaaacaaGAACGTTGCGAGTGGTTCGGCAGCAACAAGCAGTAAACAgtacatttatttcaatcatCTATCGTTCTTGAATTCCTTAAAAGAAGTGAGACCGCCTACCGATGTTACTAATGCAACTGATGATGCGGAAACATCTCGCCcgaaaataaacagaaacattaatataaaaagggcCGAAAAATCCGAAAATGAAATTCTCAGAACACTTTCGgaaaatttaaaacgtaaacaTGATCAAATAAGCGACCAAAATGACCCCGATAAGCAATTTCTGATGTCGCTGCTTCcacatgtaaaaaaaattgacgaaaATTGTAAACTTGATTTTCAATCAGAAATATTACAGTTAATTAGAAAGTACACgcatattcaaaattatgaaacCTATTCGGCACAATGTTATGGTTATTCTTCAGGAAATGCCAACATACACTCGACACAAAAAGCTTCTACATCTGTTCAGCCTTCTCCACTTCATTCACATTATTCCGACAAGTCTATGCTTGACATGTCATACTCTACACAAAACGCTTCTACATCTATCCCGTCTTCACCTATAATTCAGCCTTCTCCAACTCATTCATATTATTCTGACCAGTCTATGGACAACAGTTCTGTTATCGAAAACATGTTCCGTGATGATGACGAGTGAtaccaaattataataaagacataataactaaatacaaatacctacgtgttttatttgttaactagCTATTCTCTAGTAGAAATCAATGTGCattgttttttctattataaataaagtatagattattttatcataGTGTTCTGTGGAGTTTTATGCTAGTGATTATTTCCACTTACCTTAATGTGATAGCTAGTCTTTCCGCAGGTGCGATGCTTTTCCGCATGTTGGTATCGTGGTGCTTTAATCCAGCATATAATAGAGCATGTAGTTCCCAAAACGTACCTATGCTTAAacgaaaatgtttgaataactTTTTAGGATGGTTTAGAACATTATCGAAATGTTCGTTGCATTTGTTTACATTCGTTAAAATTGGATGTATCCAATAACTACGGTTTCGTCTTCTACGACGACGTCTTTTTATCAAAAGTAGCGCAATTAAACCTTCTTCGTCAGAGTCCATTATGATACTGCACGCCGCAAgggttaaaaaaaagtacaaaaacaaGCAGCCACCGACCGCAAGTGTCGACCACCGGCCACAAGTGGCTGTCGCGCGCTTCAGCTACCTTTGTAGCCGCTTCTAGCTTCTAGTGGCGGCGTTTGTGGCTGTGGCGAGTGGCTCGTGTGCGGCGACACTAAGGGCTCCCGCACACGGGCCACCGGCCACAACCACAAAACGCCGCCACTGGCATATTTCCTGtagttttcatacattttatatggaCTCGCCGCACACGGTTGGCGCCGGTGGCGGCCATACGCTTCAAAGCGTCGCAGCTTGCATCTTGTGGCTCGCACCGGCCACTAAACGCcgacacaaaatattatttccactTAACATGTGATAGCTAGTCTTTCCGCAGGTGTATCGTGGTGCTTTAATCCAGCATATAATAGAGCATGTAGTTCCCAAAACGTACCTATgcgaaaatgtttgaaaaactttttagGATGGTTTAGAAGATTATCGAAATGTTCGTTGCATTTGTTATCCGATAACTACGGTTTCGTCTTCTACGACGCCGTCTTTTTATCAAAAGTAGCGCAATTAAACCTTCGTCAGAGTCCATTATGATACTGCACGCaagggttaaaaaaaactagcagCCACCGACCGCAAGTGTCGACCACCGGCCACAAGTGGCTGTCGCGCGCTTCAGCTACCTTTGTAGCCGCTTCTAGCTTCTTGTGGCGGCGTTTGTGGCTGTGGCGAGTGGCTCGTGTGCGGCGACACTTACGCATTTGGTATAGAAGAGCGAGCAGTGTCTTGTAGCGTGTGGCGACCACTAGCTTATGCGGTGTGTCCATATAAACTTCAGTAAATATGCCTGTATCGGCGTTTTGTAGTTGTGGCCGGTGGCCCGTGGGCGACGAACCTAACCGAGTAACCGACTCAAATAATGAGGTTCTCAGTAATCTCAGTTTGACCTGTAAGAATGTAAGGTGTGTGTGTATCATGTGTATGAAGGCtttaagttattattagataaacagtaatcaatatattaatttatgttattcgaTTATTAAGAAACAGAGATATCaaaattttttatcatttatacaCCTCTATTTTTGAGAtcaccaaaataaaattttgaaagacAGCAGAACAGCagctacaaagaaaaaaatcaaagatctttaatagattaatttaatatatcagATCTCACTAGATTTGATATATTAAGTTATATATagattattaagtttattaaacttatttagttttaagagcGCTAATTTCGCCAAGAAACTGTCTTACAGTTTGGCGAGCTTTTGATTTTTtggatagataaataaataaacatttttcggCGATACTTTCCTAATAGGATAACGTACACGGCTTAAATGGTTTCGGTCAGGGGCCTACAAACTGTTTAATTTATGCGCACCAAAATAAGCTAACGCCATGGCGTAGACGTATACGCGCGTCTTTAAACTGAAAATAGgtacactttaataataaaaacaacgatttcaatttaaatttacttttaataaatctatgtccttaaaagtaaataacaataaaatattaattagcgtaaaaaaacaaataggtaCGTTAATATAATTACCTGAATTTTGTAAGCTTTTCTgataactaaattatttgaaatggttttaagaaaaatattaatttaacattaccgcataaaaatatgatgatgatgtgaacaaagaaaatgatttttatttctaaataaatataaaatattgttatgcaTATTCTTaccattatttacaatttttgagACCAGTACACCTTGTTTACTTATAACACAGATGCTTCAGACAGGGTGATAGATTCTAATATAAATGCACGAAATTAAAGAACTTCTCAGTCTTGAGAGCACTCGATTTTTAGTAGCGTAggtacaaaatcatttttataaactgGTTAATAAAATTTGATCATTGTGTTTTCAAACTTGTGGTGTCTTTTTCGTTATTTTCCAAGTAACTGGACGGTATTAGTAACTAAGAACGACTAGGTCTCACATTTATACAATTTCTTCATTTCGCACGGTTATGAAGTCGAATTAAAATTCGACTATGCTAAATAGAATAAATTACTCCATTCCAATGCAACTTAGACTGGTCACTGAACTAAGAAAATAACACGAGAAACAAGTgtgtaatgatttatttttagtttcattaaGAAAAGTGTATGTGCAGTCAGATTTTATTGCAAGGAATCAGTGCAGTTGTGACAGAAATGCATCAATGATGATAATTGTGCATGTGCCATTCAATGTACGTAAaatagcaaaaagtttttatgatcTCTATCTAAATTtgatcatttaaaacaaaaagtatttggtTTTGTGcgtatcaacaaaaatattttggaaaatcatgaattaattagttttttttctggGACAACAAGGGACTGACTAATGTATCCGGTTTATACATGTTAGAAAACTGTgccataacaataaatatgaaagctTTCAAGATAAACGCACTTTTAGCATGAAATGAATATGCCAAAtgtttaaagataataaattaattttgtcataaCAACATTTTGAATGTTCCTATACATTTTGTTGCAAAGAATTCTGCGTATATACACAAATTCTTAAATACTATGATAATGcaatgtttataataacatgACTTTCTTCAAAGCCggttataatgaaaatttacaaCATAACTAAAAGTATAAGCGCTTGGTATTAATTTCAAAGAATAATACATCAATATGACCTGCATAAAGAACTCTTAATATAGCCGGGTAGCGTggccagggaccggccggatactcattgaaagggtttttgaaggggtttttttaagcgcttcaagaaaaaaccctatgacatatgttacaccttcgaacggattactggaaccctgttccgaacaggttaccctttcactaccctgtaacactgtaacagggtaacccactccaacctaagacaatgtaatatgcactctttatcatagacattagtttgaaaatagtataaccacgagcgcacgtgacatcttaccgcccagcggcggcattgttgcatttaccgagcgacttgtaaacatggaataataatcattgtggatataatattacagtttaattttgcttgtcgcacatttcaaacattgtgatatatgtatatttttcgtgtctatacttgtagaccagggtcgataatttttaaaaccaaaaaaataatagtaggttgaaacccattagaaaaggaggggaatattataaaaatgaaaggaaaaataattaacgggcgatctgaggtcgggaaggagGTGGGGGGGACGATTAAAGGGTATAAAACGGTTTTTcccgatttccggcaaaactcaaagtcgtatcgaaaaaagtcaaatggcaaagttgtaggtaataaaaagatctaaaacttttgtatttacatttttttcacataacctcaaaatttacgtgaaaaatccaaaaaaccaagattttgtttttttttatcttttacaaaaatttatttatgtaacgaaATTTGTTGAAAACTTCCCTTTTTTTgtcccaaataaaaaaatatttattttttcaccttattttgaattaatataaaaaataaaaaacaccctaattttcaatcgaaaatacACCCGTGAAAAtatcagcttttataaaaagttGGTATGGTTTCTGTTCGTTAAAATCTCTACTTTCCGAttaaatcttctcagaaaatgcaaaaaatgaaaaaaaaacttgaattcaatttttttttataaataatttcatctaaaaaatgtgatctcattttttgttcaatacactattaatcgaggaaggttttaggctaaataaaatcacgctgcaactaataggagcgaagatataatggaaaataaataatagtttaaaaaaactaaaaaaacacgcttttttatataaaaccgaactaaaaagtagaaaataaatttaaattaagaaaacagtGTTAAAAgtttcaatgaatataaattaataatagtgagagtaaaaaaaaatattttatttaaaaaaaagcttatcGAAATGATAATCACTCTACTCATAACTGTCAACAAAATATCTATAACCATTGACACCATGCGccccacatttttttttactcacactattattaatttatattcattgaaatttttaacactattttcttaatttaaattcatttaaatttattttctattttttaagttCGGTTTTATACACGTtaatttttagtcgtcttataaaagtagcccagttcatgtacgacataaaatacccctaaaaattaacaaaaaacatattttgcaaattgaaaaatggaataattttatcaaattagtgtattgccatcggtcctcaataaatctactaagtttgaacgaaatctggccgtttaaagtgggtcaaaatcgcgcccaaagaagtcggttacaaacatacaggtgaagctaataaaaagtgTGTAATGAGGCAAAaccggggaaaaatattaatcttcgagggctttcgttcaaaaattcctaacttatatcttctaaccacgcggacgaagtcgcgggcaacagctcgttacctatatggctggttttcttatcatgctgacgcgacgtttcgcgcgtaggcagtttgtccgagaggcgcgagtcgcggcgcgacgcgtcggcgatagaagaaaatcagttgtagtcttagtaaagcaatgaggggccgctagggtgcaagtatgcagctcaagtttagtgggtaattcagggtaacacgaataaaagcctttcgtgaaggtaacctcTTCAAAGgcttaagttattgaaggggttaaccccttcacgtggttaccataatgacggtgttaaccatttcgctgggtttcgaggatgtaactcgaataaaaggtaacactgcgatatgagttaccccgtgtacgggttaccctgtcaaacggcttaactctaaagtggggttgtccggtccctgagCGTGGCGATTACACAAGATTTTTATGCCATTTTACAAAGACATCAAGGAATATATGTTTTCatataaagcaaaaatattcaGTTCTACCATTAATGCCTAAAACTTCTTAGAAACAGTCACAGatctatttatagttacttAACTCGTCAGACTACTAATAGTTAACttacagatataaaataaattaacaatatgaAACAAGATTCAGTTATAGCCGATACGCAGCCACCACGCTACTGTTAGCTAGACATATCCAAACGCTACCTTCGTAACACAGTAGAAAAGGCGGCATATGTATAGTTTCCGAAGCTCACTAGTTGTGCGGCGTCGGGCTGGTACTAGTTGTTGGGCACGGGCTGCGCGGGCCGCCGGTCGAACTGGAACGTGTCCGACAGGTACAGCCCGAAGATGGCCACGCTGTAGAACACCGTCAGCCCGAACAGGGCCACACTGGCGCTGGCCGTGAACATGTTCGAATATTCACATCTGGAAATAATATACCAATTTAATTAAGCTGATATAGGAAATACAACTAAAGTTTATGAGTAGTATGTgcataaaatacaaagttaCAATTTTGAATGTAAATAGTTAAATTTCATACAAGCAAGGTTTTGGGTTTGGATCATGAACACAAGTTTGCTACGCACTACATCTACGTACCTTTATTTCAAATGACAGATTGATGAGTCGAAATTTTTGTGTAGGTCTGAGTCTAAAGATCCAGGTTTTTATTGTGCATCATCTAATTTTTCCACACTTTAATCCAGTAAAAGTATTGACTAACCTAAAAAACCATACGACGGTGAGTGCGACAGAGACGAGCGTCATGAGTATGTTCTCGAGGTCCCAGGCGCGCTCCGGCTGCGCGCCCTCTGTCATTGGCGGGTTCACTGCAGGCTCTTCTGGAGTCCCGCGCGGCTGGAATGGATACGTTCTTATAAGTTATGCAAATTGGGACACAGTTGTTAAAATTCACATAGAATATCGATTAAACAAGCCTAACTGATAAATATAggcaatttaaaaagattttacacCAAGATCATCATGTTATCAGTATTACTAGTAGCCACTAACTATTTGTATCTTCTTTTGATAAATGACTCGATTATGCAAAGCTTTAATGCTATCTGCTAGCATAGGTAATTTACATAAAAGGAGGTCTCTATGTAATATTTACagatttaatatgtatttactaTTCGAAAGTATGAAAACGTTTGTCTGATGTCAAAACACAGGCAGCAACAGActtcttttataatttctaaatgTCTCTCTCACCTGACTTGTAGTACGTTTAGGATGTACAAGACAATGTACTACGGCTCGATCATGCAATCCGCAGGCGCGCAACGTGGCCGCGTCGTCGATCAACACGCGCCCGTTGAAAATCAGGCGGACTCGGCTCTCTGCCGTCAGCTCGGATGAGAAGTGGCGCCTGGAATGAGACAGaacgataaaattataatatgtccGTAATTTACAAGGAACAACAAAACCCAATGCTAATTATGCGGCTGAAAATGATTCAACTTTGATTTTTGTGTCCATCTACAACACTAGCAAAGCTCAATAgttaattatatattgttattCTCTATATTAACTTAATGACTCTGCAATTcttaaacaaatagttttatatacATGCCTATGAAAAATTACTAGTAATACgtactgaattattttaaaatagcttttaactTAAAAGCAGTTAAGTGTAAATTCAAATGAATAGATAagctataaaaaatgttttagtagcattttattcaaatatttaattattcttatcatatttttatcttcatttaGACAAAGTGTTTATCAAATCTTCACTTCATACTAAACAAGGCTTTGGTTATTGTGACTGGTAATTAAGTAGCCTTATATACAATTGCGCTATCGCGTGAATAAGAAACCTTAGGAACGAtcgttaagaaaaaaacaaagccTGTTTATACTGTTTTAGTCACGTTTACGAATATCGACTTTCCGACCGGTTAGTCTATCACGAGGTTTTACTGTGGCCATAATGAACAAGAATAACATGCTACATTTTTTCCTAGTACATTAATGTTTTTGCGAGATAATTTGCGGAGGTGTGATTAACaaccagatttttttatttaaccttttttgctttgttattcAGTTAGGCTTTAGCTAAAACTTTGCCCATttgatacaaaactattttgaaacCTTTTACAGTAATGAACGAGACGAGTTGCAGAGAGTTATACAAGAAACAGGACTTATTTTGCAACGCCGTGTAAACGAAATaagattatttcaataaaaccgGATGTGTAACAGTTCATGGGCCATAgtcctcccctttctcgtgccaatttatAAGGTCATgcgccagcctcatccagactcgaccagGAGCCTTAACTATATCGTAGGCCCATCTTGATTATCGTATAACAGTTACTTGGCGACAATTCATAAGCCCCCATTTCCTTAATACAGGTGACTTACCATTTAAAATCCTTGAGCAGCTCATCAAGACTGCCGTCAACCTCTTTTAGCGTGTCATTCAGATATTTGAGTTTGATCAGTATCTTCCTGGTGTCCTGTTCCGTCGGTGCATCGCCTACGTTTTCCGTGGACTGAGCGTTTTCTGTATTCACACTTTCCGATGTTTTTTGTACATTAGCTGTCGATGGAGCATTTGCTTCTTTGACGTCATCTTTTTTGATCGTCGTCGGTATTACTGAAGATGAGTTAGATTCTGTAATAAGATCATAACATTAGATGTTGGTGAGGATAATTGTCTTGGCCCAAACATCAACTCCATTACAAGGAGTTGATGTTTGGGCATCTATTCGGTGTTCTGATATAGGAATAATaccgaaataaattattaaatcgatatagaaatatttaagtaaatgagAACcttctttttttgaagtcgcttaaaaaataaagctgcaAAATAGCGCTCGCAACAAgtcagttattatttattgactatGCGTACTGTTACTAATAGAGTTTCGAAACTATTGTTAGTTATCTGATTAAACTTATACGTATGGAATGGTTTTATAATAGGCACAGTGTTAATTATTCTGTTTgtcaaaatatgtattcaattaaGTGAATGCgtataggaaaaaataacataattgagTCAAGATGCCCGCACACATCTTTACAGGGTGACTAATTGCTGATGCAATATTAATcactaaacaaatgaaatactgTAGCGATTTAAGTGAGGTACATTTAACTGTCACATGAAATATTATGCAAATCTTTACTTGTTGTTAAGTGTAGAAAGAGGGGGAAGAGGTTATCAGAAAGGTAATTTCCATAAACGTAGTATTGGCGTTAATCGTAGCGTAGGACTGTTTCCAGCCAGATTCGAACTacgacttaaaaaatatgactgaGCCTGGATGCGGAGAATGCGGCGAGGTGTTACAAGCAGAAAAAAACTAACATAACAAAACGTAAGAAGTTAGAATTGGGGCTGAATATAATCTACTCAAACCTTGCCTAACACGTATATTGATGACTTAGCTAACACTGGTTTATGGATATAATCTTGTCCCCGACCGTACATGTTACTAGATGATGTCGATTTTTCGACTTTTCTGAGTACTTTTTAGTTAAGCAGACTAAGAAGCAAACATATCTAAATCGTTACTAAGTAGCAAAATCATTGAGGTTTGGAGGTAGGACTAGAATAGAATATTGTGCACCATAGAATGACAACAGTGAAATTAGTAACATAAAGTATATCGGTATAATGGCGATCTTATCGCTAATagtgatatcttccagacaacctttggaagggcagaaaaggtaaaaatataaagGCAGACGACGCTTATATTATGTTAActacatacattaaaattagcAAAAATGTTTAACGGTAaagttgttacaaaataaattagacgataaaataataaataacgagTAACGATCCATTCCGTGAGATCGGAAACAACTAAGACGTAACACACAAATAAAATCAACTATATAATCTATGTTAATCAGGTAAtatgataaaattgtttactttaaacGTTATTTTGAAGAtcgttatttgtaattattaattccGTTCTTTATGGTTGCCCTTTATTAAGTCGCCTACCTTGCCGCTTATAAAGCAACAAGGGCTTGCCGATTTGATCTTTATGTTTAACCAAACTGatttgcatttaaatataataaacatttcattattcCCTCTGCTCGACAAATGTGTTACACCCTTATTTAGTAGCTGGGATCACTTAACCTATCAAATAAGTTACTTGTACATTGACAAACGTAACTCTCTGGAATATGAATGTTAAAAAGGAGAGAATGATTTTCCCAGAACACGATTTATTTGAGCATGAAGTAGGAATATGCAATACGTACCATTAGCTCTAGTGAAGAAGTCACAGCCGGTGGTGACGTCAGCCTCCATGGCGCTGACAATGCTGTCCATCTCCCGGATCTGAGCGTTGCTGGCCGGCTCCACCTCCTCGTGGGGTTCGCTCTCGTCATTCGTCTGTTCTATGGGACTATTCGGGCTGCTTGGAGCTGAAACAAACATGATCCATAAAAGCAACGTTAACACgaactaaatttaatatatctGTTTTGAATggatatgtttattatatttgacttgaaataaaaaccgcTGACCCAAACATGATGAACTTGGCATTTTCTACAGTAAATGTTGCCTTTGCTATAAATTTTGATCAGCTTAAGGTAATTTTGGCTATGAAATTAacttaaatgcaaaaatataattatttattattttaattttatattatatcggGATAATTTTCAAAACGACAACCTTAACATAATGGGTTTGAACTTTAGATCATCACCAGAGCTTAGACTAACACATCCTCATTAGTAAGACATTTGTATGTTTTAGCTATTCGCACAAACATAATCCATATTTTAACAActatattatattgataatgTGCTCATAAAGAAGACTTACCATTCATTCTTAACGGCACTTGACtatgtcagtttttataattctatattttaaaatacataaataaaataatattacaaacaggCTGTGacaaattaacttttatttattttgcaatttggaTAATAATGAAAGTTAGCttagtaagaaaatataaaattgggaATGGATTACTAGAATCTAAATGATTGAGGTGTTATACATATATAGCCGTCATAGCCGACAGTCAAAAAATTGTCAAATGCGTACTGTAATAATTTGGCTTTTGATACcgcaaaacaatttacataaaaataagtagcATATTCAAAAAACCGTGAATTACAAATAATGATGATTAGCGAGCAGATTTTCCTTAACAGTAATCCTGACCATAGGCCAACTAAGGCGAGGCGATCACGTAAACGTTTCGTGTGAGTGATTACGTTAACAATCACAAGATACATCTTGGAATAATTTGTACCAACGACTGCTAGACACATATAAGGAATAATAGAAGACTAGATATGGACAATCATTAAGTTGTAAAAACGGCGTTagattaaagttttttaaaggtATAATGATTTCACCATGGGATGGTCCTGATTATTAAACTTTCACGTTAGAATATAAACCTTAAAATCCTCTTAAAATCAGACTATTGCAGTTGCGGAAGCGAGTGTACAAGCCA comes from Trichoplusia ni isolate ovarian cell line Hi5 chromosome 27, tn1, whole genome shotgun sequence and encodes:
- the LOC113505786 gene encoding transmembrane and ubiquitin-like domain-containing protein 1 → MTLIDGVGDEVVQFIAVVLVVVVAALAWLSTNARPDRYQTVLVMRSRTHHPVTVSIRTRSNLMLSTTQTNSTMQVVTSDTPGAGTETTEENNARVIPLQEMDSIVDADMAMLDNNRLHFYRRIDSPSSPNSPIEQTNDESEPHEEVEPASNAQIREMDSIVSAMEADVTTGCDFFTRANESNSSSVIPTTIKKDDVKEANAPSTANVQKTSESVNTENAQSTENVGDAPTEQDTRKILIKLKYLNDTLKEVDGSLDELLKDFKWRHFSSELTAESRVRLIFNGRVLIDDAATLRACGLHDRAVVHCLVHPKRTTSQPRGTPEEPAVNPPMTEGAQPERAWDLENILMTLVSVALTVVWFFRCEYSNMFTASASVALFGLTVFYSVAIFGLYLSDTFQFDRRPAQPVPNN